A section of the Mycolicibacterium anyangense genome encodes:
- a CDS encoding arabinosyltransferase domain-containing protein — translation MTQTLAANARDAAHDVKVTRWVATIAGLIGFVLSVLTPLLPVVQTTATLNWPQGAATSGTGGQLSNVTAPLISQAPVSLSATIPCDVIDTMPAQGGLVLGLAPQKGKQAALNSLFVNVSAQRVDITDRNVVIASVPRSKIGGCSRIEITSDESGTFATFVGLTDPTTGKEMRSGFPDPNLRPAIVGVFTDLTGPAPAGLNFSATIDTRFSSKPTALKLAAMLLAIAATAVALTALWRLDRLDGHRMHAVIPQRWRTFTAVDATVVTGFLVWHVIGANSSDDGYILGMARVADHAGYMSNYFRWFGSPEDPFGWFYNVLALMTHVSDASIWMRLPDLICALVCWLLLSREVLPRLGPAVEASRPALWAAGLVLMAAWMPFNNGLRPEGQIATGALITYVLIERAIISGRLTPFALAIISAAFTLGIQPTGLIAVAALIAGGRPILRILVRRRGIVGTWPLIAPLLAAGTIVLVVVFADQTLATVLEATRIRTAIGPSQAWYTENLRYYYLILPTVDGSLSRRFGFLITALSLFTSMFIMLRRKRVAGVARGPAWRLMGVIFATMFFLMFTPTKWVHHFGLFAAVGAAMAALATVLVSPKVLRWSRNRMTVVTAVLFVLALCFATTNGWWYVSSYGVPFNNAMPRIAGITVSTIFFFLFAVSALYTLLLHFSSRDRGEGRLARAVTAAPIPLAAGLMVVVFVGSMTAGIVRQYPTYSNAWANLRSFSGGCGLADDVLVEPDPNAGFLSPLPGDYGPLGPLGGTKPVGFTPNGVPDHIVAEAIRMTNPQPGTDYDWDQPIKLSAPGVNGSTVPLPYGLDPARVALAGSYAEGPQQEATLNSAWYTLPPNDGGHPLVVVTAAGTLAGRSVLNGFTDGQTVELEYARLGPDGAPVPEGRVVPYDLGPAPSWRNLRFARSEMPTDATVVRIVAQDRSLSQGDWIAVTPPRVPELRSVQEYLGSTQPVLMDWAVGLAFPCQQPMLHANGVTEVPKFRITPDYTAKKQDTDTWEDGRNGGLLGISDLLLRQSVMATYLSHDWGRDWGSLRKFDTIVDAEPAQIELGTATHSGLWKPGRIRIKA, via the coding sequence ATGACACAGACTCTTGCTGCCAACGCACGCGACGCGGCCCACGACGTGAAGGTCACCCGATGGGTTGCCACGATCGCAGGGCTGATCGGCTTCGTCCTGTCGGTGCTGACGCCCCTGCTGCCGGTGGTGCAGACCACCGCGACGCTGAACTGGCCGCAGGGAGCCGCGACATCGGGCACAGGCGGCCAGCTCAGCAATGTCACCGCCCCGCTGATCTCGCAGGCGCCGGTGTCGCTGTCGGCCACCATCCCGTGCGACGTGATCGACACGATGCCCGCCCAGGGCGGGCTGGTGTTGGGCCTGGCACCGCAAAAAGGCAAACAGGCAGCGCTGAATTCGCTGTTCGTCAACGTCAGCGCGCAGCGGGTCGACATCACCGACCGCAACGTGGTGATCGCCAGCGTGCCGCGTTCGAAGATCGGCGGATGCTCGCGGATCGAGATCACCTCCGATGAGTCCGGCACGTTCGCGACGTTTGTGGGATTGACCGATCCCACGACCGGTAAGGAGATGCGCAGCGGGTTCCCGGACCCGAACCTGCGGCCCGCGATCGTCGGGGTGTTCACCGACCTGACCGGACCGGCGCCGGCAGGCCTGAACTTCTCGGCCACCATCGACACCCGGTTCTCCAGCAAGCCCACCGCACTCAAGCTGGCCGCGATGCTGCTGGCGATTGCCGCGACCGCTGTGGCGCTGACCGCGCTGTGGCGCCTGGACCGGCTCGACGGCCACCGCATGCACGCCGTGATCCCGCAGCGCTGGCGCACCTTCACCGCGGTCGACGCCACCGTGGTGACCGGGTTCCTGGTGTGGCATGTCATCGGCGCCAACTCCTCGGACGACGGCTACATCCTCGGCATGGCCCGGGTGGCCGACCACGCCGGCTACATGTCGAACTACTTCCGCTGGTTCGGCAGCCCGGAAGATCCGTTCGGCTGGTTCTACAACGTGCTGGCCCTGATGACCCACGTCAGCGACGCCAGCATCTGGATGCGGCTGCCGGATCTGATCTGCGCGCTGGTGTGCTGGTTGCTGCTGTCGCGGGAAGTGTTGCCCCGCTTGGGCCCGGCCGTCGAGGCCAGCAGGCCCGCGCTGTGGGCGGCCGGCCTGGTCCTGATGGCGGCGTGGATGCCGTTCAACAACGGCCTGCGCCCCGAAGGCCAGATCGCCACCGGGGCGCTGATCACCTACGTACTCATCGAACGCGCCATCATCTCCGGCCGGCTGACACCGTTCGCGCTGGCGATCATCAGTGCCGCGTTCACCCTCGGCATCCAGCCCACCGGACTGATCGCGGTGGCCGCCCTGATCGCCGGTGGCCGCCCGATCTTGCGCATCCTGGTCCGCCGCCGCGGGATCGTCGGCACCTGGCCGCTGATCGCCCCGCTGCTGGCCGCGGGCACGATCGTGCTGGTCGTGGTGTTCGCCGACCAGACGCTGGCAACGGTGTTGGAAGCCACCAGGATTCGCACCGCTATCGGACCCAGCCAGGCCTGGTACACCGAGAACCTGCGCTACTACTACCTGATCCTGCCGACCGTCGACGGTTCACTGTCCCGGCGGTTCGGCTTCCTGATCACCGCACTGTCGCTGTTCACGTCGATGTTCATCATGTTGCGGCGCAAGCGGGTTGCGGGCGTGGCCCGCGGTCCGGCCTGGCGACTGATGGGCGTCATCTTCGCGACGATGTTCTTCCTGATGTTCACCCCGACCAAGTGGGTGCACCACTTCGGGCTGTTCGCGGCGGTGGGCGCGGCGATGGCCGCGCTGGCCACCGTGCTGGTGTCGCCGAAGGTGTTGCGCTGGTCGCGCAATCGGATGACCGTCGTCACCGCGGTGCTGTTCGTGCTGGCACTGTGCTTCGCGACCACCAACGGCTGGTGGTACGTCTCCAGCTATGGCGTTCCGTTCAACAACGCGATGCCGCGCATCGCCGGGATCACCGTCAGCACCATCTTCTTCTTCCTGTTCGCGGTGTCGGCGCTCTACACCCTGCTGCTGCATTTCAGTTCGCGAGACCGCGGTGAGGGCCGGCTGGCGCGGGCCGTCACCGCGGCTCCCATCCCGCTGGCCGCCGGTCTCATGGTGGTGGTGTTCGTCGGCTCGATGACCGCCGGCATCGTGCGCCAGTACCCCACCTACTCCAACGCGTGGGCCAACCTGCGGTCGTTCTCCGGCGGCTGCGGACTGGCCGACGATGTGCTCGTCGAACCCGACCCCAATGCTGGCTTCCTGAGCCCGCTGCCGGGCGACTACGGACCGCTGGGCCCGCTGGGCGGCACCAAACCGGTCGGCTTCACACCGAACGGCGTACCGGATCACATTGTGGCCGAGGCGATCCGGATGACCAATCCGCAGCCCGGCACCGACTACGACTGGGACCAGCCGATCAAGCTGAGCGCGCCCGGCGTCAACGGATCAACGGTGCCGCTGCCCTACGGCCTCGACCCCGCGCGGGTCGCCCTGGCCGGTAGCTACGCCGAGGGACCGCAGCAGGAGGCCACGCTGAACTCGGCGTGGTACACCCTGCCCCCCAACGACGGTGGACATCCGCTCGTGGTGGTCACCGCCGCGGGCACCCTCGCCGGCCGTAGTGTGCTCAACGGGTTCACCGACGGCCAGACCGTGGAGCTCGAGTACGCCAGGCTCGGGCCCGACGGTGCGCCGGTGCCCGAAGGCCGGGTGGTGCCTTACGATCTCGGCCCCGCCCCGTCGTGGCGCAACCTGCGATTCGCCCGCTCAGAGATGCCGACCGACGCCACCGTGGTGCGCATCGTCGCCCAAGACCGCTCGCTGTCGCAGGGCGATTGGATCGCTGTCACCCCGCCGCGGGTGCCGGAGTTGCGCTCGGTTCAGGAGTACCTGGGATCCACCCAGCCGGTTCTGATGGACTGGGCGGTGGGCCTGGCGTTCCCGTGCCAGCAGCCGATGCTGCACGCCAACGGCGTCACCGAGGTGCCGAAGTTCCGCATCACGCCGGATTACACCGCCAAGAAGCAGGACACCGACACCTGGGAGGACGGCCGCAACGGCGGCCTGCTGGGCATCAGTGATCTGCTGCTCCGGCAGAGCGTGATGGCGACCTACCTGTCCCACGACTGGGGCCGGGACTGGGGTTCGCTGCGCAAGTTCGACACGATCGTCGACGCCGAACCGGCCCAGATCGAACTGGGCACCGCCACCCACAGCGGGCTGTGGAAGCCGGGACGGATCCGGATCAAGGCGTAG